A genomic window from Silene latifolia isolate original U9 population chromosome Y, ASM4854445v1, whole genome shotgun sequence includes:
- the LOC141630971 gene encoding uncharacterized protein LOC141630971: protein MGRTWMIRGKKGDLEYDAGLAEFYDFVRKNVKDKSSMACPCDMCRNIRYMSFEDVRIHLEKTNFNPKYSRWIFHGESKNIDIMEENVDVQFGEIQRETWLNDDEDPDESNSSLEGSGCDMNFELGDGRDDMSDKSWGDVFRGDEQEGSIYENFDEDIPDETDEDPDETDLEDTSVVLEKLKDSEMPLYSSCKHSKLAAIVKLYNLKATNGWSDKSFTDLLELLKDMLPEDHNVLPDRTYEAKKILRGIGMKYEKIHACPNDCILYRKNYANLTSCPVCKEWRYKKKEGIPAKVLWYFPIIPRLIRLFANKEDAKLLTWHRTSKANDGKLRHPADGIDWKFIDEKYPEFGKESRNLRLALSTDGMNPFGNLSSQHSTWPVFLAIYNLPPYLCMKRKYLMLSLLISGPKEPGNDIDVYLEPLLNDLRLLWDKGIQVFDAYQNSYFNLKAMLLCTIFEFRDAYTGYRRFLEHDHSYRRQQKAFNGKPEHRPPPKILTGHEVYQRVKDIKITYGKKGSKLASRGYKKMSPLFEKLPYWRDLSIRHCLDVMHIEKNVCDNIINTLLNVPNKSKDNTAARKDMVDMKIRPELAPQEKGTRSYLPPAAHTLSRKEKIEFCECLRGVKVPEGYSSNISTLVSMKDLRLIGLKSHDCHTLMQRITSSGYTVHFT from the exons GAAGTATAGCCGTTGGATTTTCCACGGTGAATCAAAAAATATAGACATAATGGAAGAAAATGTAGATGTCCAATTTGGGGAGATTCAGAGAGAAACGTGGTTAAATGATGATGAAGATCCCGATGAGTCTAATTCATCGCTAGAAGGTTCAGGTTGTGATATGAATTTTGAGTTGGGTGATGGGCGTGATGATATGTCGGATAAATCATGGGGAGATGTGTTCAGAGGTGATGAACAAGAAGGCAGTATTTATGAAAATTTCGATGAAGATATCCCAGATGAAACTGATGAAGATCCTGATGAAACTGATTTGGAGGATACAAGTGTTGTATTGGAGAAATTGAAAGATTCCGAAATGCCTTTGTATAGTAGTTGTAAGCATAGTAAATTGGCAGCTATTGTTAAACTTTATAATTTAAAAGCAACAAATGGGTGGAGTGACAAGAGTTTCACTGACCTCTTGGAATTATTAAAGGACATGCTTCCCGAAGATCATAATGTACTTCCTGATCGTacatatgaggcaaagaagatacTTAGGGGAATTGGCATGAAATATGAAAAGATCCACGCATGTCCCAATGATTGCATATTATATCGCAAAAATTATGCTAATCTCACTAGTTGTCCAGTTTGTAAAGAATGGCGATACAAAAAGAAGGAGGGGATCCCAGCTAAAGTTTTGTGGTACTTTCCAATAATTCCTAGGTTGATACGATTATTTGCGAATAAAGAAGATGCCAAATTGCTCACATGGCATAGAACATCAAAAGCAAATGATGGGAAGTTGAGACACCCAGCTGATGGGATAGATTGGAAATTTATTGATGAAAAATATCCCGAGTTTGGCAAAGAATCCAGAAATCTTCGCCTTGCACTCTCCACTGACGGGATGAATCCCTTTGGAAATTTGAGTagtcaacatagtacttggccggtATTTTTAGCTATTTACAATTTGCCTCCCTATCTTTGCATGAAacgaaagtatttgatgttgtctttATTGATTTCTGGTCCTAAAGAGCCGGgtaatgatatagatgtctacTTGGAGCCTCTTCTCAACGATTTGAGATTACTGTGGGATAAGGGAATACAAGTCTTTGATGCCTACCAGAATAGTTATTTCAATTTAAAAGCAATGTTACTATGTACTATTTTCGAGTTTCGCGACG CGTACACGGGATACCGTAGGTTCTTGGAACATGATCATTCATATCGTAGGCAACAAAAGGCGTTCAATGGAAAACCTGAACATCGACCCCCTCCTAAGATATTAACCGGTCATGAAGTATATCAAAGAGTGAAAGATATAAAGATAACTTACGGGAAGAAGGGTTCTAAATTAGCGTCTCGTGGATATAAGAAGATGTCTCCTCTTTTTGAGAAACTTCCATATTGGCGTGACCTTTCTATAAGACATTGCTTAGATGTTATGcatattgagaaaaatgtctgtgataatataaTCAACACTCTTCTCAATGTTCCGAATAAGTCAAAAGATAACACAGCAGCTAGGAAAGACATGGTGGATATGAAAATTAGACCCGAGTTGGCACCACAAGAGAAGGGAACACGATCTTATTTGCCTCCAGCAGCTCATACACTCTCAAGAAAGGAGAAAATAGAATTTTGTGAGTGTTTGCGTGGTGTTAAAGTACCAGAGGGATATTCTTCCAATATCAGCACCCTTGTATCAATGAAAGATCTAAGACTTATTGGTTTAAAGTCTCATGATTGTCATACTTTGATGCAAAGAATTACTAGTAGTGGCTATACGGTCCATTTTACCTAA
- the LOC141629783 gene encoding uncharacterized protein LOC141629783 — protein MTCTGCGRGRKLIFAPYVEGEHWMLGAINPAESIVYWCDPAGYEEPRQFFVDTITKAFNKRNSIDLLAGYEAKEVVWKKIKCPMQPNGTVLCGYYICRYMPEIIRGRYVSIIPNFMLKAPKSYTLEQIDEVKDIWANFALQFKPKISDNEV, from the exons ATGACTTGTACCGGATGTGGTAGAGGTCGGAAACTTATATTTGCTCCATATGTCGAGGG TGAACATTGGATGTTGGGTGCGATCAATCCGGCTGAAAGTATAGTTTATTGGTGTGATCCTGCCGGATATGAGGAGCCTCGTCAATTTTTCGTGGATACAATTACTAA GGCCTTTAATAAAAGGAACTCTATAGATCTACTTGCCGGATATGAGGCCAAAGAGGTTGTTTGGAAAAAGATAAAG TGCCCTATGCAGCCCAATGGTACCGTCTTATGTGGATATTATATTTGTCGATACATGCCGGAGATAATCAGAGGAAGATATGTTAGTATTATTCCAAAT TTCATGCTTAAAGCCCCAAAGTCATATACACTTGAGCAAATTGATGAGGTGAAGGATATATGGGCCAACTTTGCACTCCAATTTAAGCCAAAGA